One Etheostoma cragini isolate CJK2018 chromosome 19, CSU_Ecrag_1.0, whole genome shotgun sequence DNA segment encodes these proteins:
- the LOC117934675 gene encoding carboxypeptidase Z-like isoform X2: MSVMLLILLQLSVLVSCAPPQCDPGFRGLCKPKVEEKPKCTDVLLSYCDDMAYTQTMFPNILGHKSREDAEAGAEYLLMSVVESLLGGECNPEIRMLGCSVLAPRCESEKVLKPCRTTCETVQKKCSHSFEAIEMAWPYFLDCDRFFVSDQEGCYDPLEGLREQVVEAVDSMEIPPEEPAITIQFTYHSNAQMISTLKKTEEQCSHIAKTYSIGRSTEGRELLVIEFSDNPGQHELLEPEIKYIGNMHGNEILGRQLLIYLAQYLCSEYLLGNERIQTLINTTRIHILPSMNPDGYEMAVSGVQDNNYSDDEQARSDSSHIGRNNAQNIDLNRNFPDLTSIVYSRRKQKGYRTDHVPIPDFYWFGKVAPETYGVMKWIRSIPFVLSANFHGGDLLVSYPYDLSKHPQERNMFSPTPDDKVFKLLARTYANAHETMSNENAQCGSSRGISHKGTINGAQWSSMAGGMQDFNYLHTNCFEVTVELGCDKFPSEEELFLGWHENQEAFITFMEAAHLGIKGIVKDKEGNAVKGARISVRRIQHDVTTAENGEYWRLLTPGIYVVSASAPGYARAMKKVHLPPRMQTAGRVDFVLQKAAPEPDLREEDNTIPSMGTYDRFDPYNQYERYTLVASLSHNREQRVEKPWWWNYFIQTGVPAPTWLLKHN, translated from the exons ATGAGCGTGATGCTGCTGATCCTGTTGCAGTTGTCCGTCCTTGTCTCGTGTGCTCCTCCACAGTGTGACCCAGGATTTCGAG GACTGTGCAAGCCAAAAGTGGAAGAAAAAC CCAAATGCACAGATGTATTACTGTCCTACTGCGATGACATGGCCTACACTCAGACCATGTTCCCGAACATCCTCGGCCACAAGAGCCGTGAGGATGCCGAGGCCGGCGCCGAGTACCTTCTCATGAGTGTGGTTGAATCTCTACTCGGGGGAGAGTGCAACCCTGAAATCCGTATGCTGGGCTGCTCTGTGTTGGCCCCGCGATGTGAGAGCGAGAAAGTGCTAAAGCCATGTCGCACCACCTGTGAGACGGTGCAGAAAAAATGCAGCCACTCCTTTGAGGCCATAGAGATGGCTTGGCCCTACTTCCTGGACTGTGATCGCTTCTTTGTCAGTGACCAAGAGGGATGTTATGACCCGCTGGAGGGCCTCAGAG AGCAGGTTGTAGAGGCTGTTGACAGCATGGAAATTCCTCCTGAGGAGCCCGCCATCACGATACAGTTCACCTATCACTCTAACGCTCAGATGATCAGTACCTTGAAGAAAACTGAGGAACAGTGCTCCCATATAGCCAAAACCTACAGCATCGGCCGCAGCACGGAGGGCAGGGAGCTGCTCGTGATCGAGTTCTCGGACAACCCTGGCCAACACGAACTGC TCGAGCCAGAGATAAAGTACATCGGCAACATGCATGGAAATGAAATCCTGGGCCGCCAGCTTCTCATCTATTTGGCTCAGTACCTGTGCTCAGAGTATCTTCTGGGGAACGAGCGCATTCAGACCCTCATCAACACCACCCGCATCCATATTCTGCCCTCCATGAACCCTGACGGATACGAGATGGCTGTTTCTGGAGTCCAGGACAACAACTACAGTGATGATGAGCAGGCG AGATCCGATTCTTCCCACATCGGCCGGAACAATGCTCAGAACATTGACCTGAACAGGAACTTCCCGGATCTGACATCCATAGTTTACAGTCGACGCAAACAGAAGGGCTACCGCACCGACCACGTCCCAATCCCAGACTTTTACTGGTTTGGTAAG GTTGCACCAGAGACTTACGGTGTCATGAAATGGATCCGCTCCATCCCGTTCGTGCTCTCCGCTAACTTCCATGGTGGGGACCTGCTGGTGTCCTACCCCTACGATCTGTCCAAACACCCGCAGGAGCGCAACATGTTCTCCCCAACGCCCGACGACAAG GTATTTAAGCTTCTTGCAAGAACATATGCAAATGCCCATGAGACCATGTCCAATGAAAATGCCCAGTGTGGATCGTCTCGTGGTATCAGTCACAAAGGAACCATTAACGGAGCACAGTGGTCCAGCATGGCAGGTG GCATGCAAGACTTCAACTATCTTCACACTAACTGTTTTGAGGTGACCGTGGAGCTGGGTTGTGATAAATTTCCCTCTGAAGAGGAACTGTTTCTTGGCTGGCATGAAAACCAGGAGGCCTTCATCACATTTATGGAAGCG GCCCATCTAGGTATCAAAGGAATTGTAAAAGACAAGGAGGGAAATGCAGTCAAAGGTGCACGAATATCAGTCAGACGAATACAGCATGATGTAACCACAG CTGAAAACGGAGAGTACTGGCGCCTCCTCACCCCTGGCATCTATGTCGTGAGCGCCTCGGCCCCGGGCTACGCCCGAGCCATGAAGAAAGTACACCTGCCTCCTCGCATGCAAACAGCCGGCCGGGTGGACTTTGTGTTGCAGAAAGCTGCGCCAGAGCCTGACCTGCGAGAGGAGGATAACACCATCCCGTCTATGGGCACCTATGACCGCTTTGACCCTTATAATCAGTACGAGCGCTACACCCTGGTGGCCAGTTTGAGCCACAACCGCGAGCAGAGAGTAGAGAAGCCCTGGTGGTGGAACTACTTCATCCAAACGGGAGTCCCTGCACCAACCTGGCTGCTCAAACACAATTAG
- the LOC117934675 gene encoding carboxypeptidase Z-like isoform X1, whose translation MSVMLLILLQLSVLVSCAPPQCDPGFRGLCKPKVEEKPKCTDVLLSYCDDMAYTQTMFPNILGHKSREDAEAGAEYLLMSVVESLLGGECNPEIRMLGCSVLAPRCESEKVLKPCRTTCETVQKKCSHSFEAIEMAWPYFLDCDRFFVSDQEGCYDPLEGLRAEQVVEAVDSMEIPPEEPAITIQFTYHSNAQMISTLKKTEEQCSHIAKTYSIGRSTEGRELLVIEFSDNPGQHELLEPEIKYIGNMHGNEILGRQLLIYLAQYLCSEYLLGNERIQTLINTTRIHILPSMNPDGYEMAVSGVQDNNYSDDEQARSDSSHIGRNNAQNIDLNRNFPDLTSIVYSRRKQKGYRTDHVPIPDFYWFGKVAPETYGVMKWIRSIPFVLSANFHGGDLLVSYPYDLSKHPQERNMFSPTPDDKVFKLLARTYANAHETMSNENAQCGSSRGISHKGTINGAQWSSMAGGMQDFNYLHTNCFEVTVELGCDKFPSEEELFLGWHENQEAFITFMEAAHLGIKGIVKDKEGNAVKGARISVRRIQHDVTTAENGEYWRLLTPGIYVVSASAPGYARAMKKVHLPPRMQTAGRVDFVLQKAAPEPDLREEDNTIPSMGTYDRFDPYNQYERYTLVASLSHNREQRVEKPWWWNYFIQTGVPAPTWLLKHN comes from the exons ATGAGCGTGATGCTGCTGATCCTGTTGCAGTTGTCCGTCCTTGTCTCGTGTGCTCCTCCACAGTGTGACCCAGGATTTCGAG GACTGTGCAAGCCAAAAGTGGAAGAAAAAC CCAAATGCACAGATGTATTACTGTCCTACTGCGATGACATGGCCTACACTCAGACCATGTTCCCGAACATCCTCGGCCACAAGAGCCGTGAGGATGCCGAGGCCGGCGCCGAGTACCTTCTCATGAGTGTGGTTGAATCTCTACTCGGGGGAGAGTGCAACCCTGAAATCCGTATGCTGGGCTGCTCTGTGTTGGCCCCGCGATGTGAGAGCGAGAAAGTGCTAAAGCCATGTCGCACCACCTGTGAGACGGTGCAGAAAAAATGCAGCCACTCCTTTGAGGCCATAGAGATGGCTTGGCCCTACTTCCTGGACTGTGATCGCTTCTTTGTCAGTGACCAAGAGGGATGTTATGACCCGCTGGAGGGCCTCAGAG CAGAGCAGGTTGTAGAGGCTGTTGACAGCATGGAAATTCCTCCTGAGGAGCCCGCCATCACGATACAGTTCACCTATCACTCTAACGCTCAGATGATCAGTACCTTGAAGAAAACTGAGGAACAGTGCTCCCATATAGCCAAAACCTACAGCATCGGCCGCAGCACGGAGGGCAGGGAGCTGCTCGTGATCGAGTTCTCGGACAACCCTGGCCAACACGAACTGC TCGAGCCAGAGATAAAGTACATCGGCAACATGCATGGAAATGAAATCCTGGGCCGCCAGCTTCTCATCTATTTGGCTCAGTACCTGTGCTCAGAGTATCTTCTGGGGAACGAGCGCATTCAGACCCTCATCAACACCACCCGCATCCATATTCTGCCCTCCATGAACCCTGACGGATACGAGATGGCTGTTTCTGGAGTCCAGGACAACAACTACAGTGATGATGAGCAGGCG AGATCCGATTCTTCCCACATCGGCCGGAACAATGCTCAGAACATTGACCTGAACAGGAACTTCCCGGATCTGACATCCATAGTTTACAGTCGACGCAAACAGAAGGGCTACCGCACCGACCACGTCCCAATCCCAGACTTTTACTGGTTTGGTAAG GTTGCACCAGAGACTTACGGTGTCATGAAATGGATCCGCTCCATCCCGTTCGTGCTCTCCGCTAACTTCCATGGTGGGGACCTGCTGGTGTCCTACCCCTACGATCTGTCCAAACACCCGCAGGAGCGCAACATGTTCTCCCCAACGCCCGACGACAAG GTATTTAAGCTTCTTGCAAGAACATATGCAAATGCCCATGAGACCATGTCCAATGAAAATGCCCAGTGTGGATCGTCTCGTGGTATCAGTCACAAAGGAACCATTAACGGAGCACAGTGGTCCAGCATGGCAGGTG GCATGCAAGACTTCAACTATCTTCACACTAACTGTTTTGAGGTGACCGTGGAGCTGGGTTGTGATAAATTTCCCTCTGAAGAGGAACTGTTTCTTGGCTGGCATGAAAACCAGGAGGCCTTCATCACATTTATGGAAGCG GCCCATCTAGGTATCAAAGGAATTGTAAAAGACAAGGAGGGAAATGCAGTCAAAGGTGCACGAATATCAGTCAGACGAATACAGCATGATGTAACCACAG CTGAAAACGGAGAGTACTGGCGCCTCCTCACCCCTGGCATCTATGTCGTGAGCGCCTCGGCCCCGGGCTACGCCCGAGCCATGAAGAAAGTACACCTGCCTCCTCGCATGCAAACAGCCGGCCGGGTGGACTTTGTGTTGCAGAAAGCTGCGCCAGAGCCTGACCTGCGAGAGGAGGATAACACCATCCCGTCTATGGGCACCTATGACCGCTTTGACCCTTATAATCAGTACGAGCGCTACACCCTGGTGGCCAGTTTGAGCCACAACCGCGAGCAGAGAGTAGAGAAGCCCTGGTGGTGGAACTACTTCATCCAAACGGGAGTCCCTGCACCAACCTGGCTGCTCAAACACAATTAG